One window from the genome of Rufibacter tibetensis encodes:
- a CDS encoding T9SS type A sorting domain-containing protein: MRKKQYFPLWLFSFLVLGGASFLPAQAQQKEVVKTGPGKQAKVKIFKQEGEALYLLDTTLTIVEGKAMIDAVKEIQADSVSFKILGAKKVKPVKISSGKDWSNIRYFPAKPNDSLSASVFRISGPDSVHTRMKAVRIFGATTLLGDSVRGAKSKGITIYRSPKVMYHAITQDSLGNRQQFFRLDTTVHLKADKFLLRETVRVENSNDSDEVKVTRRKKNSSDAILETGNYEVIRLKQGDHFRIIILQAAKGSPETAGKQEFRGKKKKDALKAAHVGLQFYPNPTSGRVTISFSSPKKAKAQVRVVDSQGKTVYHEDLGSVEGQLSRELNLARFGKGMYVILVQIGKTAQSGKVVVE, from the coding sequence ATGAGAAAGAAACAATACTTTCCTTTATGGCTTTTCTCTTTCCTGGTTTTAGGCGGCGCGTCTTTCCTGCCTGCACAAGCCCAGCAAAAAGAGGTGGTGAAAACAGGGCCGGGCAAACAGGCAAAAGTCAAGATTTTTAAGCAGGAGGGAGAGGCCTTATATTTGTTAGACACCACTCTTACTATAGTGGAAGGAAAGGCCATGATAGACGCAGTCAAAGAAATACAGGCAGACTCTGTTTCCTTTAAAATACTTGGCGCCAAGAAGGTGAAACCCGTGAAAATCTCTTCAGGGAAAGATTGGAGCAATATTCGGTATTTTCCTGCCAAACCAAATGATTCACTAAGCGCTTCCGTCTTTAGAATCTCCGGCCCAGATTCTGTGCACACTCGTATGAAAGCCGTTAGGATATTTGGTGCAACAACCCTTCTAGGAGATTCAGTTAGAGGAGCAAAGTCAAAAGGCATCACAATTTACAGAAGCCCAAAAGTGATGTACCATGCCATCACCCAAGATTCACTAGGCAATCGACAACAGTTCTTTCGCCTAGATACTACGGTGCACCTGAAAGCAGACAAGTTCCTGCTGAGAGAAACGGTGCGGGTGGAAAACAGTAATGATTCAGATGAGGTGAAGGTCACAAGGCGCAAGAAGAATAGCTCAGACGCAATTCTGGAAACGGGAAACTATGAGGTGATTAGGTTAAAGCAAGGTGATCATTTCCGAATCATTATTCTCCAAGCAGCTAAAGGGTCACCTGAGACAGCAGGAAAACAGGAGTTTAGAGGAAAGAAAAAGAAGGATGCCCTTAAAGCAGCGCATGTAGGTTTACAGTTTTACCCTAACCCCACCAGCGGACGGGTGACAATTTCTTTCTCTTCGCCAAAGAAAGCCAAAGCACAAGTACGGGTGGTAGACAGCCAGGGTAAAACGGTGTACCATGAGGATTTAGGATCGGTGGAAGGACAGCTCTCCAGGGAATTAAATTTGGCAAGGTTCGGGAAAGGAATGTATGTAATCCTGGTCCAGATTGGGAAGACAGCGCAATCAGGGAAAGTAGTGGTAGAGTAA